The genomic DNA ATTTTTGTTTCTTTTAAAACTAAAGGCACTTTATAAATTGAATCACTATCTGGACAAACTATAACATTTGAAATTGGTATATTACAAAATAATGAGATTTTTGATTTCAAGCGATCTTTTATTGAACTTTCTGTTCTTGCAACAATTATGTCAGGTTGAATTCCTAAGCTTAGCATTTCTTTAACTGAGTGTTGAATTGGTTTTGTTTTATATTCACCTGAAACTTTTAAATAAGGTAACAATGCAACATGGATAAACATAACATTGTTTTTTCCTTTTTCCATTCTTACTTGTCTAATTGCTTCTATGAAAGGTTGTGATTCAATATCTCCAACTGTTCCACCAATTTCACTAATTATAATATCTGCTTTACTTTTTTCTTCTGCTTTATAAATTTTTTCTTTAATTAAATCAGTAATATGAGGAATAACTTGAACCGTTTTTCCTAAATACCCACCTTTTCTTTCTTTATTAAGAGCTTCTGAATAAATTCTTCCAGCACTTCATGAAGAAACTTTTGATAAATTTTCATCAATAAATCTTTCATAATGTCCAAGGTCTAAATCTGTTTCTCCACCATCAACAGTTACATAAACTTCTCCATGTTCAATTGGATTCATAGTTCCAGGATCAATATTTAAATAAGGATCAAATTTTTGCATAAACACTTTTAATCCAGAATTTTTTAATAAAACTCCTAGTGAACTTCCTGTAATTCCTTTTCCTAAACCAGAAACAACTCCTCCTGTTATAAAAATATATTTTGCCATTGTCTTACCTCCTTTAAAAAATAAAAAGTAGTCACAAAAAACTACTTTATCTTAAGTTTAATTATCATAATCGTCTTCTAAATCTACTAATGTAATTTCATCAGATTCTTCATCTTCTTCTTCATCTAATTCATCAATGTCATCTTCGTCGTCATAATCATCTGCATTTAGCTTTAACTTAGCAGTTTCTAATTTGCTAGTTGTGTCTCCGTCGTCAAATAAAGATGATTCTGAACTCATATAATCTAAATCATCAAATTCTTCTGTAGTTTCGAACTTATCAACATAATCATATTGCTTTTTAATGTCATCAAATTTTAAATAATCTCTTAAACCTCATTTACCTTCTGAAGTCAATGCAAATCTATTATCTAGTACTAAATCACTATATAGTTCAGCGATTATTTCATTTTTAGACTTTTTAGAAGCTGGAATATCTTTTGAAATATTGTTTCAGATGTCTTCAAAACTAGCATCACCTTTATTTGATTGTAAGTAATTATATGCTAATTCAATTGTTGGTGTGGTTGCCATTTTTAAATTCCTCCATAAATTCTATTGTACATTATCATTTACAAAAACAAACAAATTTTTTTCAATATTTGTTGTTACTTCTCTTAAAATTTCAGAGATTTCACTCATTTCAACTAATGATCCATCTTCTTTTATGAAATATATTTTCTTTTTTTCTTCATCTTTTGAATATATTGTTAAAGTTATTTTATCAATTTTATCAAAGTAATACTTTTGATATTCTTTTTTGACATTATTTTTCCAGCTGTTAAGTTTTTCTTGTT from Spiroplasma tabanidicola includes the following:
- the rpoE gene encoding DNA-directed RNA polymerase subunit delta codes for the protein MATTPTIELAYNYLQSNKGDASFEDIWNNISKDIPASKKSKNEIIAELYSDLVLDNRFALTSEGKWGLRDYLKFDDIKKQYDYVDKFETTEEFDDLDYMSSESSLFDDGDTTSKLETAKLKLNADDYDDEDDIDELDEEEDEESDEITLVDLEDDYDN